Proteins co-encoded in one Thermochromatium tepidum ATCC 43061 genomic window:
- the pta gene encoding phosphate acetyltransferase, with protein sequence MQSIYIAGAGAGSGKSVVVLGFMEMLSAVGRRVGFFRPLAPQDTEFDNLTALICARYDLTFSPEMLYGCTVETARQFIGSGRYDELLKLIMNKFKLLEEQCDLVVCAGTDYNGLIPSLEFGFNVDLANNFGCSLVAVIKGFGRTPQEAVDALHIAHEMMRERGADFLASVINGVAPEDLESIRRQVQPLLTETETVYVLPEQPALGMPTVGEIRQALAAECLYGGDDALNQVVTNYKIAAMEIPDFLRYVEDGCLIITPGDRSDIILASLAADASSAFPRVAGLLLTGGLRPAEKVCDLIEGLRRTKVAILQVPTDTFTTAMHVSRIEASLLPSDERKIAAALGLFETNVDLDQLRERIAVHHSERVTPLMFEYELIRRAKSKRRHIVLPEGEDERILRAAEILSLRKVADLTLLGNPERIRRRAAELGLHLDSIQIIDPVTSPKRALYAETYYKLRRHKGISEQMAYDVLEDVSYFGTLMVYHGDADGMVSGATHTTQHTIRPAFETIKTKPGVKLVSSVFFMCLSDRVLVYGDCAVNPNPNSDELADIAISSAQTAAAFGIEPRIAMLSYSSGTSGKGEDVDRVREAVRLVRERRPDLKVEGPIQYDAAVDIEVGRSKLPDSEVAGHATVLIFPDLNTGNNTYKAVQRSAGAVAIGPVLQGLNKPVNDLSRGCTLTDIINTVAITAIQAQDEPKASMVCNEEIA encoded by the coding sequence TGATCTGACCTTTTCGCCCGAGATGCTCTACGGCTGCACGGTCGAGACGGCACGCCAGTTCATCGGCAGCGGGCGCTATGACGAGCTGCTCAAGCTCATCATGAACAAGTTCAAGCTCCTGGAAGAACAATGCGACCTGGTCGTCTGCGCCGGCACCGACTACAACGGGCTCATCCCATCGTTGGAGTTCGGCTTCAACGTCGATCTGGCCAACAACTTTGGCTGTAGCCTGGTCGCCGTGATCAAGGGCTTCGGGCGTACCCCGCAAGAGGCCGTGGATGCACTGCACATCGCCCATGAAATGATGCGCGAGCGCGGTGCCGATTTCCTGGCCAGTGTCATCAATGGGGTCGCGCCCGAGGACCTGGAGTCGATCCGCCGTCAGGTCCAGCCGCTGCTCACCGAGACCGAGACCGTCTATGTGCTCCCGGAACAGCCGGCGCTCGGCATGCCGACCGTGGGCGAGATCCGGCAGGCGCTCGCTGCCGAGTGTCTCTATGGGGGGGACGATGCGCTCAACCAGGTGGTCACCAATTACAAGATCGCGGCCATGGAGATCCCGGACTTTTTGCGCTATGTCGAGGACGGCTGTCTCATCATCACCCCAGGCGATCGCTCGGATATCATCCTCGCGAGTCTAGCCGCCGATGCCTCTAGCGCCTTCCCGCGTGTGGCTGGGCTGCTGCTCACCGGCGGTCTGCGACCGGCTGAGAAGGTCTGTGACCTGATCGAGGGTCTGCGGCGCACCAAGGTCGCCATCCTCCAAGTGCCGACCGATACCTTCACCACCGCCATGCATGTCAGCCGGATCGAGGCCAGTCTCCTGCCAAGCGATGAGCGCAAGATCGCTGCTGCGCTTGGCCTCTTCGAGACCAACGTCGATCTCGATCAACTCCGTGAACGGATTGCTGTGCATCATTCCGAGCGCGTCACGCCCCTGATGTTCGAGTACGAACTGATCCGTCGCGCCAAGTCCAAACGCCGGCACATCGTGCTCCCCGAGGGTGAGGACGAGCGCATCCTGCGCGCCGCCGAGATCCTCAGCCTGCGCAAGGTCGCAGACCTGACTCTGCTCGGTAATCCCGAACGCATCCGGCGCCGCGCTGCCGAACTCGGTCTGCATCTAGACTCCATCCAGATCATCGACCCGGTCACCTCGCCCAAGCGTGCGCTCTATGCCGAGACCTACTACAAGCTGCGCAGACACAAGGGGATCTCGGAACAGATGGCCTATGACGTGTTGGAGGACGTCAGCTATTTCGGGACCCTCATGGTCTATCATGGCGACGCCGACGGCATGGTCTCGGGCGCGACCCACACCACCCAGCACACCATCCGGCCCGCGTTCGAGACGATCAAGACCAAGCCCGGGGTCAAGCTCGTCTCCAGTGTGTTCTTCATGTGTCTGTCCGATCGGGTGTTGGTCTATGGCGACTGTGCCGTCAATCCCAATCCGAATTCAGATGAACTAGCCGACATTGCCATCAGCTCGGCCCAGACGGCGGCGGCCTTCGGCATCGAACCGCGCATCGCCATGCTGTCGTATTCGAGCGGCACTTCCGGCAAGGGTGAGGACGTCGATCGGGTCCGCGAGGCAGTGCGTCTGGTGCGTGAGCGCCGCCCCGACCTCAAGGTCGAGGGGCCGATCCAGTACGATGCGGCGGTCGACATCGAGGTCGGACGCTCCAAACTGCCAGACAGCGAGGTCGCGGGTCATGCCACGGTGCTGATCTTCCCCGACCTCAACACCGGCAACAATACCTATAAGGCCGTCCAGCGCAGTGCTGGTGCCGTGGCCATCGGACCTGTGCTCCAGGGCTTAAACAAGCCAGTCAACGACCTCAGTCGCGGCTGTACCCTGACCGACATCATCAACACCGTGGCCATCACCGCCATCCAGGCGCAGGATGAACCCAAGGCATCCATGGTCTGCAACGAGGAGATCGCTTGA
- a CDS encoding acetate/propionate family kinase, with the protein MKVLVLNSGSSSIKYRLFRVEDWQTLASGLVARIGEPEGEVKLEWLDEAGVAQSKQETLPIPNHEQGMERLIRALRDSGVLSDLSELMAIGHRVVHGGARFNQPALIDDRVIAAIRDFIPLAPLHNPGHLAGIEAALGYFPGIPAVAVFDTAFHQTMPPSAYRYAIPEALYTEHRIRRYGFHGTSHHYVAKRAAALLGRPLKQCNLITLHLGNGASATAIRAGQCIDTSMGLTPLEGLVMGTRSGDLDPGILIYLVKHLGLDADGLDQLLNRQSGLLGLCGVNDMREIHRLAAAGDPRAELAIAVSSHRLKHYIGAYYAELGRVDALVFTGGIGENDAEIRQRACEGLERLGIVLDTALNESRALHGERCISVPDGEVRVLVIPTNEELEIAQQALRTVAFAGKR; encoded by the coding sequence ATGAAGGTTCTGGTCCTCAACTCGGGTAGCTCCTCGATCAAATATCGGCTGTTTCGGGTCGAGGATTGGCAGACATTGGCCTCGGGTCTGGTCGCGCGGATCGGTGAGCCGGAGGGCGAGGTCAAACTCGAGTGGCTGGATGAGGCTGGGGTCGCCCAGTCCAAGCAGGAAACGCTCCCGATCCCGAATCACGAACAGGGCATGGAGCGCCTCATCCGCGCGCTGCGCGACAGCGGGGTACTGAGCGACCTCAGCGAGCTCATGGCCATCGGTCATCGCGTCGTGCATGGCGGGGCGCGCTTCAATCAGCCGGCACTGATCGATGACAGGGTCATCGCGGCCATCCGCGACTTCATCCCGCTCGCTCCATTGCACAATCCTGGTCATCTGGCCGGTATCGAAGCGGCGCTTGGGTATTTCCCTGGAATCCCCGCCGTCGCTGTCTTCGATACCGCCTTCCACCAGACCATGCCGCCATCGGCCTATCGCTATGCCATCCCCGAGGCGCTTTATACCGAACACCGTATCCGTCGCTACGGCTTCCACGGGACCTCGCATCACTATGTCGCCAAGCGCGCGGCCGCATTGCTCGGGCGACCGCTCAAACAGTGCAACCTGATCACACTGCATCTGGGCAATGGCGCCAGTGCTACTGCGATCCGCGCCGGGCAGTGTATCGATACCTCTATGGGTTTGACCCCGCTCGAAGGGTTGGTCATGGGGACGCGCAGCGGCGACCTGGATCCCGGCATCCTGATCTATCTGGTCAAGCATCTGGGTCTGGACGCCGATGGTCTCGACCAGCTGCTCAATCGCCAGAGCGGACTGCTGGGTCTGTGTGGCGTCAACGACATGCGCGAGATCCATCGTCTCGCCGCCGCGGGCGACCCGCGTGCCGAGCTGGCCATCGCCGTCAGCAGCCATCGACTCAAACACTATATCGGTGCCTATTACGCCGAGCTGGGGCGGGTCGATGCCCTCGTGTTTACCGGTGGGATCGGCGAGAACGACGCCGAGATCCGGCAACGTGCCTGCGAGGGTCTGGAGCGGCTGGGTATCGTGCTCGACACCGCGCTCAACGAGTCGCGCGCCCTGCACGGCGAACGCTGCATCAGCGTGCCCGACGGCGAAGTCCGGGTCCTGGTCATCCCGACCAACGAAGAGTTGGAGATCGCCCAGCAGGCACTGCGGACGGTTGCGTTTGCTGGTAAGCGATGA
- a CDS encoding OmpA family protein — MSEPAPAQSGSQSFWRLIALALMFALVGVYILYSWYDERLKAQIAEKDALIVQLSDRTKETEARRLAAEEGWNACRAEIDRLKEHFQSEKRHLSDQIQMLEQIKIGLGQDIEGIKAAHAAVLADERRKTAEVMAEKERLIQARNQIQSELEAERDKVKALTSDLARVNEAIAAAATSHQRRIAELERHLNERVSLARTTPEDAEVLRLIQGLGLLGTPEGRTAEAQALADELVAVKAELETLSKAHEAVRAQLAESQTELQRMRMELELNQRQVAQSTQARESLTGKVAALTAELEAERAARATLQQEHERAVNAHEAKLAEREQQLAELRAVLETARAESDDKVREAEKLAAAETRIQELEAERRALRAEAKDLQTRLNEALEQARARLAAPQQGAEAATQDESQALSEARERIAVLESELERARQWPKAERPSGDQCADAAELARLRDLYTEFAQLRGTFTERGLLLNLSESELRFPPGQATLPAGELVSLDRIAALLRAHPELSARIEGHTDSLGGTALNQALSLKRAQAVREALIERGVDEGRVSAEGLGPVRPIADNATAEGRGKNRRVEAYILEHD, encoded by the coding sequence ATGTCTGAACCCGCCCCTGCTCAGTCCGGTAGTCAGTCTTTCTGGAGGCTGATCGCCTTGGCCTTGATGTTCGCGCTGGTCGGCGTCTATATCCTCTACAGCTGGTACGACGAACGTCTCAAGGCCCAGATCGCCGAGAAGGATGCTCTGATCGTGCAATTGAGCGATCGGACGAAGGAGACCGAGGCGCGTCGCCTGGCCGCCGAGGAGGGTTGGAACGCCTGCCGCGCCGAGATCGATCGGCTCAAGGAGCATTTCCAGTCCGAAAAGCGCCATCTAAGCGACCAGATCCAGATGCTTGAGCAGATCAAGATCGGCCTGGGACAGGACATAGAGGGCATCAAGGCCGCGCACGCGGCGGTATTGGCCGACGAGCGGCGTAAGACCGCCGAGGTGATGGCCGAGAAGGAGCGTCTCATCCAGGCGCGCAACCAGATCCAGTCAGAACTGGAGGCCGAACGTGACAAGGTCAAGGCGCTTACGTCTGATCTGGCCCGGGTCAACGAGGCCATCGCTGCGGCCGCGACCAGTCATCAGCGGCGAATCGCCGAACTGGAGCGTCATCTCAACGAGCGGGTGTCGCTGGCACGGACCACGCCAGAGGATGCCGAGGTACTCAGGCTCATCCAGGGGCTTGGCCTGCTGGGCACGCCTGAGGGTCGCACCGCCGAGGCGCAGGCGCTGGCCGACGAGCTCGTTGCGGTCAAGGCCGAGCTCGAGACGCTCTCCAAAGCGCACGAAGCCGTGCGCGCGCAGCTGGCCGAGTCCCAGACCGAGCTGCAAAGGATGCGCATGGAGCTTGAGTTGAACCAGCGCCAGGTGGCGCAGTCAACGCAGGCACGCGAGTCACTGACCGGCAAGGTCGCGGCGCTTACGGCCGAACTCGAGGCCGAGCGCGCGGCGCGTGCAACCCTGCAACAGGAGCACGAACGGGCCGTCAACGCGCATGAGGCCAAGCTGGCCGAACGCGAGCAACAACTGGCCGAACTGCGGGCGGTGCTGGAGACGGCGCGCGCCGAGTCTGACGACAAGGTCCGGGAGGCCGAGAAGCTCGCCGCCGCCGAGACCCGCATCCAGGAGCTGGAGGCCGAACGGAGGGCGCTGCGCGCCGAGGCCAAGGATTTGCAAACGCGCCTGAACGAGGCGCTGGAGCAGGCGCGTGCCCGCTTGGCCGCGCCGCAGCAGGGCGCCGAGGCGGCGACTCAGGACGAGAGTCAGGCGCTGTCCGAGGCGCGGGAACGCATCGCGGTGCTCGAGTCCGAACTAGAGAGGGCTCGCCAATGGCCGAAGGCCGAGCGCCCCTCGGGCGATCAGTGCGCGGACGCCGCCGAGCTGGCCCGGTTGCGTGATCTCTACACCGAATTTGCCCAGCTCAGGGGAACCTTCACCGAGCGCGGTCTGCTCCTGAACCTCTCCGAGTCTGAATTGCGCTTCCCCCCGGGGCAGGCGACCCTGCCGGCGGGCGAGCTGGTGAGCCTGGATCGCATCGCCGCGCTCTTGAGGGCCCATCCCGAGCTGAGCGCGCGCATCGAGGGCCACACCGACAGTCTTGGCGGCACGGCGCTGAATCAGGCCCTATCGCTCAAGCGCGCCCAGGCCGTGCGCGAGGCGCTGATTGAGCGTGGTGTGGATGAGGGGCGTGTGAGCGCCGAGGGACTCGGGCCCGTGCGTCCGATCGCCGACAATGCGACCGCCGAGGGGCGCGGCAAGAACCGTCGTGTCGAGGCCTATATCCTTGAGCATGACTGA
- a CDS encoding glucan biosynthesis protein: MTLARLFGILALGSTLISGAPLWADDTPGLVEPTPSEGAPGAFTFAAVVRRAQELAASDYQPDRPALPDYLADLNYDKYRDIRFDRNQSLWKAEGLPFQMQFFPRGFLFKDRVTVNVVEEGVSRIVPFKHDLFDYGKNQVPEEMPEDLGFAGLRLHYPINRDDVFDEVIVFQGASYFRAVAKGLHYGISARGLAIDTGLPTKEEFPIFREFWVFKPARDAVDITLFALLDSESVTGAYSFVIRPGLETVVDVKARLFMRRSVQKLGIAPLTSMFFHGENTDRFIDDFRPEVHDSDGLLVVNGTGERIWRPLVNPIGLRVSDFIVENPRSFGLLQRDRAFHSYEDLEANYQTRPSALIEPIGDWGRGMVELVEIPSDAERYDNIVAYWIPEQRPEPGEELKLEYRLRFTQDPEAGLLGGRAISTRVGAAGTDILDSSRRKFIVDFAGASLAERAPKGGLEAETEPEIEAVVTSTSGELSKSIVQWNPHTQGWRLFFELKPDGRGPADLRAFLRQGNDVLTETWSYRWVRE; this comes from the coding sequence ATGACGCTCGCTCGACTGTTCGGAATCCTGGCCCTTGGATCGACATTGATTTCCGGCGCACCGCTGTGGGCGGACGACACCCCTGGTCTGGTCGAGCCCACGCCAAGCGAGGGCGCTCCGGGAGCCTTCACCTTTGCCGCCGTGGTCCGGCGCGCCCAGGAACTCGCCGCCAGCGACTATCAGCCCGACCGCCCGGCGCTCCCGGATTATCTCGCCGATCTGAACTATGACAAATATCGCGACATCCGTTTCGACCGCAACCAGAGCCTGTGGAAGGCTGAAGGGTTACCGTTCCAGATGCAGTTCTTTCCGCGGGGGTTTCTGTTCAAGGACCGGGTGACGGTCAATGTGGTCGAGGAGGGTGTCTCTCGGATAGTCCCATTCAAGCATGATCTCTTCGACTACGGAAAGAACCAGGTTCCCGAGGAGATGCCGGAGGATCTCGGCTTCGCCGGGTTGCGTTTGCATTACCCGATCAACAGGGACGATGTATTCGACGAGGTGATCGTGTTCCAGGGGGCAAGCTATTTCCGTGCCGTCGCCAAGGGGCTGCACTATGGGATCTCGGCTCGGGGGCTTGCGATCGACACCGGGCTGCCGACCAAAGAAGAGTTCCCGATCTTTCGCGAGTTTTGGGTCTTCAAGCCCGCGCGCGATGCGGTCGATATCACCCTGTTTGCCCTGCTCGACAGCGAGAGCGTCACAGGTGCCTACAGCTTCGTGATCCGTCCTGGGCTCGAGACGGTGGTCGACGTCAAAGCGCGGTTGTTCATGCGCCGCTCGGTCCAGAAACTCGGGATCGCGCCGCTCACCAGCATGTTCTTCCACGGCGAGAACACCGACCGCTTTATCGACGACTTCCGGCCCGAGGTCCATGACTCCGACGGTCTGCTGGTCGTCAACGGCACTGGCGAGCGCATCTGGCGTCCACTGGTCAACCCGATTGGGCTCAGGGTGAGCGATTTCATCGTTGAAAATCCGCGCTCATTCGGGCTGCTCCAGCGCGATCGCGCGTTTCACAGTTATGAAGACCTGGAGGCCAATTATCAGACCCGTCCGAGTGCACTCATCGAGCCGATCGGTGACTGGGGGCGGGGCATGGTCGAGCTGGTCGAGATCCCGAGCGACGCCGAGCGATACGACAACATCGTCGCCTACTGGATACCCGAGCAGAGGCCGGAGCCGGGCGAGGAGCTGAAGCTCGAATACCGTCTGCGTTTCACTCAGGATCCAGAGGCGGGCCTTTTGGGTGGACGTGCGATTTCGACCCGTGTCGGCGCGGCCGGGACCGACATCCTGGATTCGAGCCGACGCAAGTTCATAGTCGACTTCGCCGGGGCCTCGCTGGCCGAGCGCGCCCCCAAGGGCGGGCTGGAGGCCGAGACCGAGCCCGAGATCGAGGCCGTGGTCACCAGCACCTCGGGCGAGCTATCCAAATCGATCGTGCAGTGGAATCCGCATACTCAGGGCTGGCGGCTGTTCTTTGAGCTCAAGCCGGACGGACGCGGGCCGGCGGATCTGCGCGCCTTCCTGCGTCAGGGCAATGACGTACTCACCGAGACCTGGAGCTATCGATGGGTGCGGGAGTGA
- the mdoH gene encoding glucans biosynthesis glucosyltransferase MdoH: MSTSGFLTRHLARPLYFTLVLLTTVFCLSLLSVAIQDGGLSALELVLLILYAILMLWISASFWTATIGFLLLAFQRLPGERVAPTAEPVSGDDFKTALVMPVYNEDPERVFAGLRAMCDSLVATGKADGFEFFVLSDTREPDIWLQEEQHWRRWSEELGDRVPLFYRNRVENTARKSGNLADFCRNWGGRYRYMIVLDADSIMSGETLVEMVRRMEADQRLALLQVPPVPVNRSSFFARMLQFAGSLYGRLFVAGLAFWQQDTANFWGHNAIIRVRPFADHCGLPRLPGREPFGGDILSHDFVEAALLARAGWKVQLAPDLGGSYEEIPPTLIDYAKRDRRWCQGNLQHARLILAHGFKLLSRLHFAMGVMSYAASPLWLLFLIATGVEAYFKSLQQPVYFFGYNIMPIWPESYVVEMTTVLWVTLALLFLPKLLALVLLALDRTEAARFGGLLKASLSVLLESLMSVLLAPVLMLFQSKFVAAILLRTSVGWPTQQRSDHQTGVLEALGAHGVHTLIALAVGYVTYVKVPDFFWWFTPVLAGLVLSVPVSILTSRTSLGLSLKRAGLFLTPAETEEPQVLHRLEERLAEPSPAIAAPVEAKAFWIRAIMNPRVYALHDVLLHDEPQTRRRRHILEGLVLQLQDEGEDSLSLREKRALLSHREGLHLLHTRLWAAPTLETQSHHANG, encoded by the coding sequence ATGAGCACGAGCGGCTTCTTGACGCGCCATCTGGCGCGTCCGCTCTATTTCACCCTGGTTCTGCTCACCACCGTCTTCTGTCTATCGCTGCTGTCGGTGGCCATCCAGGACGGCGGACTCTCGGCGCTGGAACTGGTGCTGCTGATCCTCTACGCCATTCTGATGCTCTGGATCAGCGCCTCGTTCTGGACGGCGACCATCGGTTTTTTATTGCTGGCATTCCAGCGTCTGCCAGGCGAGCGCGTCGCGCCGACTGCCGAGCCAGTATCCGGCGACGATTTCAAGACCGCCTTGGTGATGCCGGTGTACAACGAAGACCCGGAGCGCGTCTTCGCCGGACTGCGGGCGATGTGCGACTCACTGGTCGCGACTGGAAAGGCGGACGGATTCGAGTTCTTCGTCTTGAGCGACACCCGCGAGCCGGACATCTGGCTCCAGGAAGAACAGCACTGGCGGCGCTGGTCCGAGGAACTCGGTGATCGGGTGCCGCTTTTTTACCGCAACCGGGTCGAGAACACGGCGCGCAAGAGCGGCAATCTGGCCGACTTCTGCCGTAATTGGGGTGGGCGCTACCGCTATATGATCGTGCTCGACGCCGACAGCATCATGAGCGGCGAGACCCTGGTCGAGATGGTGCGCCGCATGGAGGCCGATCAGCGGCTCGCGCTGCTCCAGGTGCCGCCCGTGCCGGTCAATCGCTCGTCCTTCTTTGCGCGCATGCTCCAGTTCGCCGGCAGTCTCTATGGACGCTTGTTCGTCGCAGGGCTTGCCTTCTGGCAGCAGGACACGGCCAACTTCTGGGGCCACAACGCCATCATCCGGGTGCGACCCTTCGCCGATCACTGTGGTCTGCCGAGGCTTCCGGGGCGCGAACCCTTCGGCGGCGACATCCTCAGCCATGACTTCGTCGAGGCGGCGCTCCTGGCGCGGGCGGGTTGGAAGGTGCAGCTGGCACCCGATCTCGGCGGCAGCTACGAGGAGATCCCACCGACCCTGATCGACTATGCCAAGCGCGACCGGCGCTGGTGTCAGGGCAACCTGCAACATGCGCGTCTGATCCTGGCGCACGGCTTCAAACTGCTCAGCCGACTGCACTTCGCCATGGGCGTCATGTCCTATGCCGCCTCGCCGCTGTGGCTGTTGTTTCTGATCGCCACCGGGGTCGAGGCCTATTTCAAGAGTCTGCAACAGCCGGTGTATTTCTTTGGTTATAACATCATGCCGATCTGGCCTGAGTCCTATGTGGTCGAGATGACCACGGTGCTGTGGGTGACGCTCGCGCTGCTATTTTTGCCCAAGCTCCTGGCGCTGGTTCTGCTGGCGCTCGATCGCACCGAGGCGGCGCGCTTCGGTGGTCTGCTCAAGGCCAGTCTCAGCGTGCTGCTCGAGAGCCTGATGTCGGTGTTGCTCGCGCCGGTGCTGATGCTGTTTCAGAGCAAGTTCGTGGCGGCGATCCTGTTGCGTACCAGCGTCGGCTGGCCCACCCAGCAGCGTAGCGATCATCAGACCGGGGTGCTGGAGGCGCTGGGTGCGCATGGCGTCCATACGCTGATCGCGCTCGCGGTCGGCTATGTCACCTATGTGAAGGTGCCGGACTTCTTTTGGTGGTTCACGCCTGTGCTCGCTGGATTGGTGCTCTCGGTTCCGGTCTCGATTCTCACCAGCCGTACCTCGCTGGGTTTGAGCCTGAAGCGGGCCGGACTCTTTCTGACCCCGGCCGAGACCGAGGAGCCGCAGGTGTTGCACCGATTGGAGGAACGGCTGGCCGAACCCTCGCCCGCGATCGCCGCACCCGTTGAAGCCAAGGCGTTCTGGATCCGGGCCATCATGAATCCCCGCGTCTATGCCCTGCATGACGTGCTGCTGCACGACGAGCCACAGACCCGTCGGCGGCGGCATATCCTCGAGGGGTTGGTGCTTCAGCTCCAGGACGAGGGCGAGGACTCACTTAGTCTGCGCGAGAAACGTGCGCTGTTGTCGCATCGCGAGGGACTGCATCTGCTGCACACCCGGCTGTGGGCGGCGCCGACGCTCGAAACACAATCGCACCACGCGAACGGATGA
- a CDS encoding GH1 family beta-glucosidase translates to MIARFPDDFLWGVATSAYQIEGFPLADGAGPSIWHRFAHTPGRVAGNDTGDLACDHYHRYREDVALMAELGLNLYRFSLAWGRVLPEGWGAVNRLGLDFYARLVDALLEQGIRPMATLYHWDLPVALHERGGWLNPDSPHWFADYAETLFRALDDRVPFWITLNEPWVIAVPGYLDGQLAPGHRDLFEPPRVAHHLLLAHAEAVAAYRALGHHEIGVAVNLEPQYPASSAPSDLEAARRRDSFVNRWFLDAILFGRYPEELADIFGPAWPEFPDESLARIRCPGDFIGVNYYSRGLVRAAPGSPPLNAIRVTPPDAELTAMGWEVYPQGLTETLVWLKDRYANPPLYITENGAAYDDPPPRAGLVEDPRRIAYLREHILAAATALEQGVDLRGYCVWSLLDNFEWAEGYSKRFGLYRVDRTDLRRWPKASAGFYRDVIRSRGAIVFRASAPPTAGCAADAVPRDATTAHVSRAD, encoded by the coding sequence ATGATCGCCCGCTTCCCGGACGACTTCCTCTGGGGTGTGGCGACCTCGGCCTATCAGATCGAGGGATTCCCGCTCGCCGACGGGGCCGGGCCCAGTATCTGGCATCGTTTCGCGCACACACCTGGACGGGTCGCCGGAAACGACACCGGCGACCTGGCCTGTGATCACTATCATCGCTATCGCGAAGACGTGGCGCTCATGGCTGAGCTGGGGCTGAACCTCTATCGCTTCAGCCTGGCCTGGGGCCGGGTGCTGCCCGAGGGATGGGGGGCGGTCAATCGTCTGGGGCTGGACTTCTACGCGCGCCTGGTCGACGCCCTGCTGGAGCAGGGCATCCGACCGATGGCGACGCTCTATCATTGGGATCTGCCGGTGGCCTTGCACGAGCGTGGCGGCTGGCTCAATCCGGATAGCCCCCATTGGTTTGCCGACTATGCCGAGACCCTGTTTCGCGCGCTAGACGACCGCGTGCCTTTTTGGATCACGCTCAACGAGCCCTGGGTGATCGCGGTACCCGGCTATCTGGACGGCCAGCTGGCACCCGGACATCGCGACCTCTTCGAGCCGCCGCGCGTGGCGCACCATCTGCTGTTGGCCCATGCCGAGGCCGTCGCTGCCTATCGCGCCCTGGGGCATCATGAAATCGGGGTAGCGGTCAATCTCGAACCCCAGTACCCGGCCTCATCCGCCCCGAGCGACCTTGAGGCCGCACGGCGCCGGGATAGCTTCGTCAACCGCTGGTTCCTGGATGCCATCCTATTCGGGCGCTATCCCGAAGAACTGGCCGACATCTTTGGCCCGGCCTGGCCGGAGTTCCCGGACGAGTCATTGGCAAGGATTCGCTGTCCGGGCGATTTCATCGGGGTCAACTACTATTCGCGCGGACTGGTGCGCGCAGCCCCCGGCTCGCCGCCGCTCAACGCCATCCGCGTCACACCGCCAGACGCCGAACTCACGGCCATGGGCTGGGAGGTCTACCCTCAGGGGCTGACCGAGACCCTGGTATGGCTCAAGGATCGCTACGCCAATCCGCCGCTCTACATCACCGAGAACGGCGCCGCCTACGACGACCCGCCGCCGCGCGCCGGGCTGGTCGAGGATCCCAGGCGCATCGCCTATCTGCGCGAGCACATCCTGGCCGCCGCGACCGCGCTGGAACAGGGCGTCGACCTGCGTGGCTATTGCGTCTGGTCGCTGCTCGACAACTTCGAATGGGCCGAGGGCTATTCCAAGCGGTTTGGTCTCTATCGGGTTGATCGTACCGACCTAAGACGCTGGCCCAAGGCCAGCGCAGGCTTCTATCGCGACGTCATCCGTTCGCGTGGTGCGATTGTGTTTCGAGCGTCGGCGCCGCCCACAGCCGGGTGTGCAGCAGATGCAGTCCCTCGCGATGCGACAACAGCGCACGTTTCTCGCGCAGACTAA